In a single window of the Pseudohongiella acticola genome:
- a CDS encoding pyridoxal phosphate-dependent aminotransferase encodes MKKIRQSDKLAKVCYDIRGPVLEEAKRLEEEGNRILKLNIGNPAAFGFEAPEEIIQDVIRNLPNAQGYSDSKGLFSARKAIMQECQQIGIDGVDIDDIYLGNGVSELIVMAMQALLNNGDEVLVPAPDYPLWTAAVSLGGGNPIHYVCDEQADWFPDINDIESKITPKTRAIVIINPNNPTGSVYSPELLLDIIRVARNHNLIVFADEIYSKILYDGAVHTPIASLCDDLFIVTFNGLSKSYRLAGFRAGWMILSGAREKATNYIEGLEILSNMRLCANVPAQFAVQTALGGYQSINELILPGGRLREQRDTAWEMLSQIPGVSCVKPKGAIYMFPRLDPDIYPIADDQRFIQDLLEREKILLVQGSAFNITDTQHLRIVFLPSTDVLQQAISKVERFLGKWAQSVL; translated from the coding sequence ATGAAAAAAATCAGGCAGTCGGACAAACTGGCAAAAGTCTGTTACGACATACGTGGCCCTGTGCTGGAGGAAGCCAAACGTCTTGAAGAAGAAGGCAATCGCATTCTCAAGCTTAATATTGGCAACCCCGCTGCATTCGGTTTTGAAGCGCCTGAAGAAATCATCCAGGACGTGATTCGCAACCTGCCCAATGCGCAGGGCTACAGCGACTCCAAGGGGCTGTTTTCCGCGCGTAAGGCCATTATGCAGGAGTGCCAGCAAATTGGCATTGATGGCGTCGATATTGATGATATTTATCTGGGCAACGGCGTCAGTGAACTGATTGTCATGGCCATGCAGGCGTTGCTCAACAATGGCGATGAAGTACTGGTGCCGGCGCCCGACTACCCCCTGTGGACCGCCGCTGTCAGTCTCGGCGGCGGCAACCCAATCCATTATGTCTGTGATGAGCAGGCCGACTGGTTTCCTGACATCAACGATATTGAAAGCAAAATCACGCCCAAAACGCGTGCCATTGTCATCATCAACCCCAACAATCCAACCGGTTCGGTCTACAGCCCGGAACTGCTGCTGGACATTATTCGGGTAGCCCGCAATCACAACCTGATTGTATTTGCCGATGAGATCTACAGCAAGATTCTCTACGATGGCGCCGTGCACACGCCGATTGCTTCCCTGTGCGACGACCTGTTTATAGTGACCTTCAATGGATTGTCTAAATCCTATCGGCTGGCGGGGTTCCGTGCCGGCTGGATGATTCTTAGCGGCGCCCGGGAAAAAGCCACCAACTACATCGAAGGTCTGGAAATACTGTCCAATATGCGCCTGTGTGCCAATGTGCCGGCCCAGTTCGCCGTGCAGACAGCACTGGGCGGCTATCAAAGTATCAATGAACTGATTTTGCCGGGTGGCCGGCTGCGCGAGCAACGCGACACCGCCTGGGAAATGCTGAGCCAGATTCCCGGCGTCAGTTGTGTCAAACCCAAAGGTGCCATCTACATGTTCCCCCGGCTTGATCCGGACATCTACCCCATCGCCGATGATCAACGTTTTATTCAGGACCTGCTTGAGCGCGAAAAAATCCTGCTGGTTCAGGGCAGCGCGTTTAACATTACTGACACACAGCACTTGCGTATTGTTTTCCTGCCCTCCACCGACGTGCTGCAGCAGGCCATCAGCAAAGTGGAACGCTTCCTTGGCAAGTGGGCACAGTCCGTACTCTGA
- a CDS encoding YheU family protein → MEIPWQRLSDDVLDSVIEEFVSREGTEYGAEDYTLAEKVAQVRLQLRRGEAVIDFDPDTETCHLIARP, encoded by the coding sequence ATGGAAATACCCTGGCAGCGATTGTCGGATGACGTACTTGACAGTGTGATTGAAGAGTTTGTCAGCCGTGAAGGCACCGAGTACGGCGCCGAAGACTATACACTGGCAGAGAAGGTTGCGCAGGTGCGTCTGCAATTGCGACGCGGCGAGGCAGTGATTGATTTTGATCCGGATACCGAGACCTGCCACCTGATCGCACGCCCCTGA
- the ttcA gene encoding tRNA 2-thiocytidine(32) synthetase TtcA has product MQARTDEQRLNRSRKNLRRDVGRAIADFNMIEDGDLVMVCLSGGKDSYTMLDILLHLQKHAPIHFDIKAVNLDQKQPDFPEHVLPEYLDKLGVDYHILEQDTFSIVKEKTPEGKTFCGLCSRLRRGSLYTYARQIGANKIALGHHRDDIVETLFLNMFFGGKLKAMPPKLLSDDKQNVVIRPLAYCSEKEVAKYARLSGFPIIPCNLCGTQDNMQRQEMKAMLQTWEKQYPGRIDNIFRSIAHIEPSQLADTRLFPFRDLRRDDDTLQRINAVNVA; this is encoded by the coding sequence GTGCAGGCGCGCACGGACGAACAGCGGCTGAATCGCAGTCGCAAAAATCTTCGCCGTGATGTGGGTCGGGCCATTGCCGATTTCAACATGATTGAGGACGGTGATCTGGTCATGGTTTGTCTGTCTGGTGGCAAGGACTCCTACACCATGCTCGATATTCTGTTGCACCTGCAGAAACATGCACCGATTCATTTTGACATAAAGGCCGTCAACCTCGACCAGAAGCAGCCTGATTTTCCCGAGCATGTGCTGCCAGAGTACCTGGATAAGCTCGGTGTTGATTACCATATTCTGGAGCAGGACACGTTTTCGATTGTTAAGGAAAAAACGCCGGAAGGAAAAACCTTCTGCGGTTTGTGTTCACGTCTGCGACGAGGCAGTCTTTATACCTATGCGCGCCAGATAGGCGCCAACAAGATTGCTCTGGGGCACCACCGTGATGACATCGTGGAAACCCTGTTTCTGAATATGTTTTTTGGTGGCAAGCTTAAGGCCATGCCGCCCAAGCTGCTGAGTGATGACAAGCAGAATGTGGTGATCAGGCCGCTCGCGTACTGCAGCGAAAAGGAAGTGGCAAAATACGCCCGGTTGAGCGGGTTTCCAATTATTCCGTGTAATCTGTGCGGTACTCAGGACAACATGCAACGGCAGGAAATGAAAGCAATGCTGCAGACCTGGGAGAAACAGTACCCGGGTCGCATTGATAATATTTTTCGCAGCATTGCTCACATTGAGCCGTCACAGTTGGCTGACACGCGCCTGTTTCCGTTTCGTGACCTGCGCCGCGATGACGACACCTTGCAGCGTATCAATGCTGTGAACGTGGCTTGA
- the tusA gene encoding sulfurtransferase TusA has translation MSNNDSDSHTFDNTHADISVDACGLFCPEPVMLLHNKFRDMQAGDTLLMTATDPSTTRDVPKFCLFLGHDLVARDEQDGVYRYLLRKS, from the coding sequence ATGAGTAACAACGATTCTGACAGCCACACGTTCGATAACACGCATGCGGATATCAGCGTTGATGCCTGTGGCCTGTTTTGCCCCGAACCCGTCATGCTGCTGCACAATAAATTTCGTGATATGCAGGCCGGTGATACCTTGTTGATGACGGCGACCGACCCTTCAACAACGCGAGACGTGCCAAAATTCTGCCTGTTTCTGGGCCACGATCTGGTTGCCAGGGACGAGCAGGATGGCGTTTATCGTTATCTGCTGCGCAAGAGCTGA
- a CDS encoding 5'-3' exonuclease — MTAPVYLVDASIYIFQAHFSPHQQVWSRRSEDRSAFTGFARFLLRFLQTTKPEKLALAFDESLFTGFRHQLYADYKSNRVLPDENLALQLSACARLCGVLGLAAYGSHHYEADDIIGTLSTCVAREQNAPVVIVTRDKDLSQLLQRDEDYLWDFTGGLRRYRQDIFQQYGIWPEQFPCFLGLTGDSIDCIPGVPGIGPVAARHLLQHFNDLDGLFPQLDAVPALGFRGARRCRDLLALHQEQALLSRKLATIVSCDDASERFVVADSDALRAGSIDGSAFAALLDEMALADGDVQRLQTMLHALLKKQAA; from the coding sequence TTGACGGCGCCGGTCTATCTGGTGGATGCGTCCATCTATATTTTTCAGGCGCATTTCTCGCCACACCAGCAGGTCTGGTCCCGACGGTCTGAGGATCGCAGTGCCTTTACCGGGTTTGCCCGCTTCCTGTTGCGCTTTCTACAGACCACAAAACCGGAAAAACTGGCGCTGGCATTTGATGAGAGCCTGTTCACCGGTTTTCGTCACCAGCTTTATGCCGACTACAAATCAAACCGGGTGCTGCCGGACGAAAATCTGGCGTTGCAACTGTCAGCCTGTGCCCGTTTATGCGGGGTATTGGGACTTGCTGCTTATGGCAGTCACCACTATGAAGCCGACGATATTATTGGCACCTTGAGCACCTGTGTCGCGCGGGAGCAAAACGCGCCCGTGGTCATCGTGACGCGCGACAAAGACCTGTCGCAATTACTGCAGCGTGACGAGGATTACCTGTGGGACTTTACCGGTGGGCTTCGCCGTTATCGCCAGGACATTTTTCAGCAGTACGGAATCTGGCCGGAACAGTTTCCGTGCTTTCTTGGTTTGACCGGCGACAGCATTGACTGCATCCCCGGTGTCCCGGGCATTGGCCCGGTGGCAGCACGGCATCTGTTGCAGCATTTTAATGATCTGGATGGTCTGTTTCCGCAACTTGACGCTGTGCCTGCACTGGGTTTTCGCGGTGCCAGACGCTGCCGTGATCTGTTGGCATTACATCAGGAGCAGGCGCTGCTGAGCCGGAAGCTCGCGACCATCGTCAGTTGCGATGATGCGTCTGAACGCTTTGTTGTCGCTGACAGTGATGCCTTGCGTGCAGGTAGCATTGACGGGTCAGCGTTTGCCGCGTTGCTGGATGAGATGGCACTGGCTGACGGCGACGTGCAGCGTCTGCAGACCATGCTGCATGCATTGTTGAAAAAGCAGGCCGCATAG
- a CDS encoding 4-phosphoerythronate dehydrogenase: MKIVADENILALDGWFGKKVTLQLVPGREINADHVKDADALLVRSITRVNAALLEGSAVQFVGTATSGTDHLDLDWLAQQGISVADAAGANANAVVEYVLASLATLIRDDAFDPWQCRVAVIGVGHVGGALIRRLQGLGIDCVACDPLQQIVVNVDYVPLDEALQADVVCLHTPLTHDGKHATWHMLDRERLSALRPETVLINAGRGEVIATDALLELLQRVPEQNVFLDVWENEPSPSLALLRQVTAGTPHIAGYSVEAKLAASRCVLTGLCRHFNKKIPAVMPPVNLPLIVHDERFSIEPRVAGDAGRTDQQLFADMVLASFSPARVSQRFTGLYQRAAADNNGAQVFDSLRRELAERREFSACHLHAAAYSPQLAGWLHAAGFVLQA; encoded by the coding sequence ATGAAAATTGTTGCCGATGAAAATATTCTGGCGCTGGACGGCTGGTTTGGCAAAAAGGTGACCCTGCAGTTAGTGCCGGGCCGTGAGATCAACGCTGACCACGTCAAAGATGCTGATGCCTTGCTGGTGCGCTCCATCACCCGGGTTAATGCTGCCTTGCTGGAAGGGTCGGCAGTGCAGTTTGTGGGCACGGCGACCAGTGGTACCGACCACCTTGATCTGGACTGGCTGGCACAACAGGGCATCAGTGTCGCCGATGCCGCCGGTGCCAACGCCAATGCCGTCGTTGAGTATGTGCTTGCGTCGCTGGCAACACTGATCAGGGACGACGCGTTTGATCCGTGGCAATGCCGTGTGGCTGTCATCGGGGTCGGTCATGTCGGTGGTGCGCTTATCCGGCGCCTGCAGGGTCTGGGTATCGACTGTGTGGCATGTGACCCGCTACAGCAGATTGTTGTCAATGTGGATTACGTACCCCTGGACGAAGCGCTGCAGGCTGATGTGGTCTGCCTACATACGCCGCTGACCCATGATGGCAAGCATGCGACCTGGCACATGCTGGATAGGGAGCGTCTGTCAGCATTGCGACCGGAAACCGTGCTGATCAATGCCGGGCGCGGCGAAGTGATAGCCACTGATGCCTTGCTTGAGTTGCTGCAGCGAGTGCCCGAACAAAACGTGTTTCTGGATGTCTGGGAAAATGAACCGTCGCCGTCGTTGGCGCTGTTACGACAGGTCACCGCGGGTACGCCACATATCGCCGGTTACAGCGTGGAAGCAAAGCTGGCCGCCAGTCGTTGTGTGTTGACAGGTCTCTGTCGGCATTTCAACAAAAAGATACCGGCGGTGATGCCGCCTGTGAATTTACCGTTGATCGTGCACGACGAGCGTTTCAGCATTGAACCACGCGTTGCAGGCGACGCTGGCAGGACTGACCAGCAACTGTTTGCCGACATGGTGCTGGCATCGTTTTCACCGGCCCGAGTGTCGCAGCGCTTTACCGGTCTTTACCAGCGGGCCGCTGCTGATAATAATGGCGCCCAGGTATTCGACAGCTTGCGCCGTGAGCTGGCCGAACGTCGGGAGTTTTCCGCCTGTCATTTACATGCGGCCGCGTACAGTCCGCAATTGGCGGGATGGTTGCACGCGGCCGGCTTCGTCCTGCAGGCATGA
- the msrB gene encoding peptide-methionine (R)-S-oxide reductase MsrB: MSEEDRNRLRAELDPETYHIVCEAGTERAFSGKYWDCKVPGMYLCVVCREPLFDSETKYDSGSGWPSYYQPVADDAVIEVKDTSHGMVRTEVVCGNCDAHLGHVFEDGPPPTGLRYCINSASVDLLER, from the coding sequence ATCAGTGAAGAGGATCGTAACCGCTTGCGCGCGGAACTGGATCCGGAGACCTATCATATTGTCTGTGAAGCCGGCACCGAGCGGGCATTCAGCGGTAAATACTGGGACTGCAAGGTGCCTGGAATGTACCTGTGTGTTGTATGCAGGGAGCCGCTGTTTGATTCGGAGACCAAATATGATTCCGGGTCCGGCTGGCCCAGTTATTATCAACCAGTGGCCGACGATGCGGTCATCGAGGTCAAGGACACCAGTCACGGCATGGTGCGTACAGAAGTGGTGTGTGGCAATTGCGATGCCCATCTGGGGCATGTGTTTGAAGACGGGCCGCCCCCGACGGGCCTGCGTTACTGTATCAATTCAGCCTCTGTCGACCTGCTTGAGAGGTGA